In Glycine max cultivar Williams 82 chromosome 7, Glycine_max_v4.0, whole genome shotgun sequence, a single window of DNA contains:
- the LOC100784623 gene encoding NAC domain-containing protein 43, whose product MPENMSISVNGQSQVPPGFRFHPTEEELLQYYLRKKVSYEKIDLDVIRDVDLNKLEPWDIQEKCKIGTTPQNDWYFFSHKDKKYPTGTRTNRATAAGFWKATGRDKVIYSNGKRIGMRKTLVFYKGRAPHGQKSDWIMHEYRLDDNNTADTNIVSNVMGDAAQEEGWVVCRIFKKKNHLKTLDSPLASGEDRRSHLFDSCDEGALEQILEQMGRSCKEESSYEGNYRNYGRFTRPYETTGLNNGGGYNDRFMKLPSLESPKSASMESHHNTNNNNNMNSNNNNNGDNNENNNNNGYHPMIPVEMGTDNEGSFTTHQVSGGDPNNNNNNMVHPLEVGSGGGGLTNWAALDRLVASQLNGQTDASRQLACAFNDPTMYCTSDHHDLHQIPTLRSSSTSAAHT is encoded by the exons ATGCCGGAAAACATGAGCATATCAGTGAATGGACAATCTCAAGTCCCTCCTGGCTTCAGGTTTCATCCAACTGAAGAGGAGCTTCTTCAGTACTACTTGAGGAAGAAGGTCTCCTATGAGAAGATTGACCTTGACGTGATTCGTGACGTTGATCTCAACAAGCTCGAGCCATGGGACATACAAG AGAAATGCAAAATAGGAACCACTCCGCAGAATGATTGGTACTTCTTCAGCCACAAAGACAAGAAGTACCCCACAGGAACGCGCACCAATCGCGCCACTGCTGCAGGGTTCTGGAAGGCCACTGGCCGTGACAAAGTCATATACAGCAACGGCAAGAGGATTGGAATGAGAAAGACTCTGGTTTTCTACAAAGGAAGAGCCCCACATGGCCAGAAATCCGATTGGATCATGCATGAATACAGACTAGACGACAACAACACCGCTGACACCAATATT GTGTCCAATGTGATGGGGGATGCTGCTCAGGAAGAAGGGTGGGTGGTGTGTAGGATATTCAAGAAGAAGAACCATCTGAAAACCCTAGACAGCCCCTTGGCTTCAGGGGAAGATAGAAGGAGCCACTTGTTCGACTCGTGCGACGAGGGAGCTTTGGAGCAAATACTTGAGCAAATGGGAAGGAGTTGCAAGGAAGAGAGCAGCTATGAAGGCAACTACAGAAACTATGGAAGGTTTACAAGGCCTTATGAGACAACAGGGTTGAACAATGGCGGCGGATACAATGATAGGTTCATGAAGCTCCCGAGCCTCGAGAGCCCGAAATCCGCGAGCATGGAGAGCCACCAcaacaccaacaacaacaataacatgaatagtaataataataataatggtgaTAACAACgagaacaacaataataatgggTACCATCCCATGATTCCAGTAGAGATGGGCACAGACAACGAAGGGTCATTCACAACGCACCAGGTGAGTGGTGGTgaccccaacaacaacaacaacaacatggtTCATCCATTGGAGGTAGGATCAGGTGGTGGAGGCCTCACCAACTGGGCTGCGCTGGACCGTCTAGTTGCATCTCAACTCAATGGCCAAACCGATGCCTCTAGGCAACTCGCGTGTGCATTCAACGACCCCACCATGTATTGCACCAGTGACCATCATGATCTTCATCAAATCCCCACCCTCCGATCCTCATCAACGTCCGCGGCGCACACTTGA